A portion of the Arachis duranensis cultivar V14167 unplaced genomic scaffold, aradu.V14167.gnm2.J7QH unplaced_Scaffold_19261, whole genome shotgun sequence genome contains these proteins:
- the LOC107472225 gene encoding uncharacterized protein LOC107472225 — protein sequence MHRAQQSLQRAQRPLHRAQHPLQRPPANAAPRPASGATATANVAWRPASVATTPANVATRPASVATHPAYVAPSPTSVATAPAIVATRPASVATPSANVATRPASVATAPCQRCTAPGIRCNAPSICCNGPQPTLQRALPPVQR from the coding sequence ATGCACCGCGCCCAGCAATCGTTGCAACGCGCCCAGCGTCCGTTGCACCGCGCCCAGCATCCGTTGCAACGGCCCCCAGCCAACGCTGCACCGCGCCCTGCCTCCGGTGCAACGGCCACGGCCAACGTTGCATGGCGCCCTGCCTCCGTTGCAACGACCCCAGCCAACGTTGCAACGCGTCCGGCATCCGTTGCAACGCACCCTGCCTACGTTGCACCGAGCCCAACATCCGTTGCAACGGCCCCAGCCATCGTTGCAACGCGACCTGCCTCCGTTGCAACCCCCTCGGCCAACGTTGCAACGCGCCCGGCATCCGTTGCAACGGCCCCCTGCCAACGTTGCACCGCGCCCGGCATCCGTTGCAACGCCCCCAGCATCTGTTGCAACGGCCCCCAGCCAACGCTGCAACGCGCCCTGCCTCCGGTGCAACGGtag